CTGCTGCCGGAACTTCCCGACGTCGCAGGCGCTCGGTGGCCACCAGAACGCGCACAAGAGGGAGCGCCAGCACGCCAAACGTGCGCACCTCCAGTCCGCCATGCCGCACGGTAGCATCCCCGAGGCGCACGTGTACGGGCTCGTGAACTACCGCCTGGGCTCCGCCGCGGCGGCTCCAGCTTTTCCGCCTTGGAGCGGCGGAGACGGCCGCGGAAGGTCGTTCTACGGTAGCGGCCACGGCGGCGTTGGGTCCTTCtctcatcatcatcaccatcagcagcagcagcaaccgATTAACGGGAGTCCCTTGGCCGTGTGGCGAATCCCGGCCGTCCAAAGCGGCGGGGGGCTTAATCGGGACCGTCCGTCCGTGCAGTACTCGTTGCCGGTGTTGGCGGCGGCGGAGGAGATGAATGCGTCGCCGCTGCAGGTCAGCGGTTCGAGTCATCAGAGTCGTTATGTGTTCGAGTCAAAACCGAGCGTGCAAGATCACGTGAGTTTAGATCTTCGTCTGTAATCGTAATTATATATTAGTTTcataattaactttttttttttccaaaagaaaGGGAGAAATTGAGGATTTTGATCTCAGCAggcttatatgtatattttttcaAGGGAatgagattatttttaatttataacttaattaattacgTTATTTCCTGCTCAAAATATGTGGtaattttatgcataaatttaaattattaatgagtaattaaattaattatatgatttcattaggaattaaattattcattaaTTGATAATTTTATTCTATTTATAAATTCATGAGAGAAGACACATTTTAAAAGTCTGAAAGAAAATGTGTTAGCTGTGagtattttatatttgattatcaagaaaagtctggaagaaaatataaaatatattagagagtaaaattttgattttacatattattagtatttgat
This Malania oleifera isolate guangnan ecotype guangnan chromosome 11, ASM2987363v1, whole genome shotgun sequence DNA region includes the following protein-coding sequences:
- the LOC131168346 gene encoding zinc finger protein 8, coding for MEKAERETHDFMNVESFSQLPFIRPAPPPKGGAVRLFGIDFSTAAGVDPSESAETAANACEDAKDSETSESSRKFECHYCCRNFPTSQALGGHQNAHKRERQHAKRAHLQSAMPHGSIPEAHVYGLVNYRLGSAAAAPAFPPWSGGDGRGRSFYGSGHGGVGSFSHHHHHQQQQQPINGSPLAVWRIPAVQSGGGLNRDRPSVQYSLPVLAAAEEMNASPLQVSGSSHQSRYVFESKPSVQDHVSLDLRL